A genome region from Winogradskyella helgolandensis includes the following:
- the lpxK gene encoding tetraacyldisaccharide 4'-kinase, whose translation MKIIRIILFPIVPIYFVITWLRNRLFDLGIKSSKSYDFPIICVGNLSTGGTGKTPMIEYLIRLLKDEKSVATLSRGYKRKTEGFILADENANADTIGDEPFQFHRKFQEVTVAVDADRQNGIKALRALKLQPEVILLDDAFQHRKVKAGFNILLTAYNNLYYKDIVLPSGNLREPRSGANRADLIVVTKCHKDISEGEKKKITSKLKIKSNQQLFFSYVDYAVDVLSESDSLELTKLPKFTLVTGIANANPLVDFLVEKGLKFDHLEFSDHYNFRTTDIEDLASKSLIITTEKDYVRLSSHKSLDGKLYYIPIEIKIDNAAQFNAAVKSFIS comes from the coding sequence GTGAAGATTATCCGCATCATATTGTTTCCTATTGTACCCATTTATTTCGTAATTACTTGGTTAAGAAATAGGTTGTTTGATTTAGGTATAAAATCGTCTAAATCTTATGATTTTCCTATAATTTGTGTCGGAAACCTTAGTACAGGTGGAACAGGAAAAACACCAATGATAGAGTATTTAATTCGACTTTTAAAAGATGAAAAGTCGGTTGCTACATTAAGTAGAGGTTACAAACGAAAAACAGAAGGTTTTATTTTAGCAGATGAAAATGCTAATGCAGATACTATTGGAGACGAACCTTTTCAGTTTCATAGAAAGTTTCAAGAAGTTACCGTTGCTGTTGATGCGGATAGGCAAAATGGAATTAAAGCACTTAGAGCATTAAAACTTCAGCCAGAAGTTATTTTATTGGATGATGCCTTTCAACATAGAAAAGTAAAAGCTGGATTTAATATTCTTTTAACCGCTTACAATAATCTTTATTATAAAGATATCGTTTTGCCTTCGGGTAATTTAAGAGAGCCGAGGTCTGGCGCTAATCGGGCCGATTTAATTGTGGTTACTAAGTGTCATAAAGATATTTCGGAAGGGGAAAAGAAAAAAATCACTTCTAAATTAAAAATTAAAAGTAATCAGCAGTTATTTTTTAGCTATGTGGATTATGCTGTGGATGTATTGTCAGAGTCAGATTCACTTGAGTTAACTAAGCTTCCAAAATTCACCTTAGTTACTGGAATAGCCAATGCGAATCCATTAGTTGATTTTTTAGTTGAGAAAGGATTGAAATTCGATCATCTAGAATTTAGTGATCATTATAATTTTAGAACTACTGATATTGAAGATTTGGCTTCAAAATCATTAATAATTACAACAGAAAAGGATTATGTGAGGTTAAGCAGTCATAAAAGTTTAGATGGTAAATTGTATTATATTCCTATTGAAATAAAAATAGATAATGCTGCACAATTCAACGCAGCGGTAAAAAGCTTTATTAGCTAA
- a CDS encoding Nif3-like dinuclear metal center hexameric protein — MIIQDVINHLHNLAPLAYAEDFDNVGLLVGDKNENVSGILVTLDTLEAVVDEAIENDCNLIVSFHPIIFSGLKKITGKTYVERVVIKAIQHNIAIFSIHTALDNALQGVNSIICDQLGLTNKKILIPQSGTIKKLQTYVPNANAEALRTALFNTGAGNIGNYESCSFNVEGEGTYLGNENSNPVIGKKGELHTEKEVAISVTFKKHLESKVLQTLFEAHPYEEVAYEISTLENTNQHIGIGMIGELENVMETEDCLKFIKNNMNTECIRHSKPLNKPIKRIAVLGGSGSFAISAAKAANADILVTADLKYHDFFSAENDIVLADIGHYESEQFTKSFLVDYLSKKITNFAIILSKTNTNPIKYL, encoded by the coding sequence ATGATTATACAAGACGTAATTAATCACTTACACAACTTAGCTCCATTGGCTTATGCTGAAGATTTTGACAACGTAGGACTTTTAGTTGGTGATAAAAATGAAAACGTGTCAGGTATTCTTGTTACATTAGATACGCTTGAAGCCGTTGTAGATGAAGCCATTGAAAATGACTGCAATCTTATAGTAAGCTTCCACCCTATTATATTTTCAGGTTTAAAAAAAATAACCGGAAAAACGTATGTAGAACGTGTTGTCATAAAAGCCATTCAGCATAACATTGCTATATTTTCTATTCACACCGCTTTAGACAATGCACTACAAGGCGTAAATTCAATTATATGTGATCAATTAGGATTGACGAATAAAAAAATTCTCATCCCGCAATCTGGCACAATTAAAAAATTACAAACCTACGTTCCAAATGCAAATGCAGAAGCGTTAAGAACGGCATTGTTTAATACAGGAGCAGGAAATATTGGCAATTACGAATCGTGTAGTTTTAATGTTGAAGGGGAAGGTACTTATTTAGGAAATGAAAATTCTAATCCTGTAATTGGTAAAAAAGGTGAATTACATACAGAAAAGGAAGTGGCAATTTCTGTGACATTCAAAAAACATTTAGAATCTAAAGTATTACAAACACTTTTTGAAGCGCATCCTTATGAAGAGGTTGCATATGAAATTTCAACCTTAGAGAACACCAATCAACACATCGGAATAGGCATGATTGGTGAGTTGGAGAATGTCATGGAAACCGAAGATTGCCTTAAATTCATTAAAAACAACATGAATACCGAATGTATTAGACATTCAAAACCATTAAATAAACCAATTAAACGCATTGCTGTTTTAGGTGGTTCAGGTAGTTTTGCTATTTCGGCCGCAAAAGCTGCTAATGCTGATATTTTGGTGACTGCCGACTTAAAATATCACGATTTTTTTAGTGCAGAAAATGATATCGTATTGGCTGATATTGGGCATTATGAAAGCGAACAATTCACAAAATCGTTTTTAGTAGACTATCTCTCGAAAAAAATCACTAATTTTGCAATCATTTTATCAAAGACAAATACAAATCCGATAAAGTATTTATAA
- a CDS encoding zinc ribbon domain-containing protein produces MAKKAEVSVEERLRALYDLQLIDSRVDEIRNVRGELPLEVRDLEDEVEGLNLRMEKLNDSLTIIDDEIKGKKNLIEEAKTLIKKYSEQQKNVRNNREYNSLTKEIEFQELEIQLAEKHIKEFKVQIEQKKEVISETKDRLKDRTAHLKHKKGELNEILKETEKEEEALNDKSLDFQKKIDERLVKAYQRIRNNVKNGLAVVAIERGASGGSFFTIPPQIQVEIASRKKVITDEHSGRILVDADLAEEEKVKMNKLFAKLSK; encoded by the coding sequence ATGGCAAAAAAAGCTGAAGTTTCTGTTGAAGAGCGATTAAGAGCACTATATGATTTACAATTAATTGACTCTAGAGTAGACGAAATAAGAAATGTCAGAGGAGAACTTCCTTTAGAAGTTAGAGATCTAGAAGACGAGGTTGAAGGACTTAACTTAAGAATGGAAAAGCTAAATGATAGCCTAACTATTATTGATGACGAGATTAAAGGTAAGAAAAACCTAATCGAAGAAGCAAAAACTTTGATTAAAAAATACAGTGAGCAACAGAAAAATGTTAGAAATAACAGAGAATACAACTCATTAACTAAAGAAATTGAATTTCAAGAATTGGAAATTCAATTAGCTGAAAAGCACATTAAAGAATTTAAAGTTCAGATAGAACAGAAAAAAGAAGTTATTTCTGAAACTAAAGATCGTTTAAAAGATCGTACTGCGCATTTAAAGCACAAAAAAGGAGAGCTTAACGAAATCTTGAAGGAAACTGAAAAAGAAGAAGAAGCGCTTAACGATAAATCTTTAGATTTTCAAAAGAAGATTGATGAACGTTTAGTTAAAGCTTACCAAAGAATTAGAAACAACGTTAAAAATGGTTTAGCTGTTGTTGCTATTGAGCGTGGTGCTTCTGGTGGGTCTTTCTTTACTATTCCTCCACAAATACAAGTAGAAATTGCTTCTCGTAAGAAAGTAATTACTGATGAACATAGTGGTCGTATCCTTGTAGATGCTGATTTAGCGGAAGAAGAAAAAGTAAAAATGAATAAATTATTTGCTAAACTTAGTAAATAA
- the msrA gene encoding peptide-methionine (S)-S-oxide reductase MsrA, whose translation MRKLLSILTITLLFSCHNQAQTNPKQQAIIDAEPVVVPLKDGKARAYFASGCFWCVEAVYESVKGVEESISGYAGGHTENPTYEASNTGKTGHAEAVEIIYDPKVISFSELVDVYFGSQNPTQVNGQGPDHGSQYRSIIFYQNDEQKKIIEDKKAALAKELDATIAAEVYPFQKFWVGEDYHQNYERLHPNQGYIRNVSVPRLNKFKSKFPELLKDDAKH comes from the coding sequence ATGAGAAAGTTACTAAGCATTTTAACCATCACTTTATTATTCAGTTGTCACAATCAAGCACAAACAAATCCTAAGCAACAAGCTATTATAGATGCAGAACCCGTAGTTGTACCATTAAAAGATGGTAAAGCTAGAGCCTATTTTGCTAGTGGCTGTTTTTGGTGTGTTGAAGCTGTTTATGAAAGCGTAAAAGGTGTTGAGGAATCTATTTCAGGCTATGCTGGTGGACATACAGAAAACCCAACTTATGAAGCAAGCAATACCGGTAAAACAGGCCATGCAGAAGCTGTAGAGATAATTTATGACCCTAAAGTTATTAGTTTTTCAGAATTAGTTGATGTCTATTTTGGTTCTCAAAATCCCACTCAAGTTAATGGTCAAGGTCCTGATCATGGATCACAGTATCGTTCTATAATCTTTTACCAAAACGATGAGCAAAAGAAAATTATAGAAGATAAAAAAGCGGCTTTAGCTAAAGAATTAGATGCTACCATTGCTGCAGAAGTCTATCCGTTTCAAAAGTTTTGGGTTGGAGAAGATTATCATCAAAATTATGAACGACTTCATCCTAATCAAGGTTATATAAGAAATGTATCTGTTCCTCGTTTGAATAAGTTTAAGTCAAAGTTTCCTGAGTTATTAAAGGATGATGCGAAGCATTAG
- a CDS encoding carboxypeptidase-like regulatory domain-containing protein, producing the protein MKIINLLILFLTINLCSAQAIKGIVKDKLTGESIAYANVVLKNGKGTYANEFGDFELKIKNINSDTLKISTIGYKSRLLPATSFKTDVILEIFLEPEIENLDEVVISSKRIKYGEKEILGEKRDGNMGVTSLIGYETTVLIENPKYKTGKVNSVYINLKKRKDAEYIATFNLKFYEFDSITNSPGKLLYHENLYVKPKNKKYKLWVDVKDLGIRFPKNGICVGVEMVNTSGKVKKYAYFGPRYGYTFTEEKDLQTWSNYHNTGWRDGSIKYKNPKRTKVGVLNPMIGVEVEYISE; encoded by the coding sequence ATGAAAATAATTAATTTATTAATCCTTTTCCTGACAATTAACCTTTGTTCTGCTCAAGCGATTAAAGGTATTGTAAAAGATAAATTAACAGGGGAATCTATCGCTTATGCGAATGTTGTTTTAAAAAATGGAAAAGGAACTTATGCTAATGAGTTTGGGGATTTTGAATTGAAAATTAAAAACATAAATAGTGATACTTTAAAAATTTCAACTATAGGTTATAAATCTAGGCTATTGCCTGCTACTAGTTTTAAAACGGATGTGATACTTGAAATTTTCTTAGAGCCTGAAATTGAGAATTTGGATGAAGTCGTCATTTCTAGTAAAAGAATAAAATATGGTGAGAAAGAGATTCTAGGCGAAAAAAGAGACGGAAATATGGGTGTTACGTCCTTAATTGGTTATGAAACTACTGTTTTAATAGAAAACCCCAAATACAAAACAGGTAAAGTTAATAGCGTTTATATAAATCTTAAAAAACGAAAAGATGCTGAATATATAGCAACCTTTAATCTTAAGTTTTATGAATTTGATTCGATAACTAATTCTCCTGGTAAGTTGTTATATCATGAAAATTTATATGTGAAACCTAAAAATAAAAAATATAAACTTTGGGTTGATGTAAAAGATTTAGGAATTAGATTCCCTAAAAATGGAATTTGTGTTGGTGTAGAAATGGTAAATACATCAGGGAAAGTGAAAAAGTACGCTTATTTTGGACCAAGATATGGATATACCTTTACGGAAGAGAAAGATCTGCAAACTTGGTCTAATTATCATAATACAGGATGGAGAGATGGATCAATAAAATATAAAAACCCCAAACGCACTAAAGTTGGGGTTTTAAATCCTATGATAGGTGTTGAAGTGGAGTATATTTCGGAATAA
- a CDS encoding class I SAM-dependent methyltransferase, with protein sequence MNDDANYFEVNKATWNKKVAIHAQSDMYDMDAFKKGKSSLMPYELNALGDVSGKSLLHLQCHFGQDTLSWSRMGAKCVGVDLSDEGVKLAKQLNDELQLDAEFVCCNVLDTSKHISDTFDIVFTSYGTIGWLPDLKPWAKMISERLKLGGTFYIVEFHPIAWMFDYMDGQPKMTYHYSQDDVIYDEYEGTYANQDSKMISKEYGWNHGLGEIVNSLIEVGLQIEYLNEYDESPYDVFPDLIKTESGMYKMKNQLFPMIFELKATKKKVL encoded by the coding sequence ATGAATGACGACGCTAATTATTTTGAAGTTAATAAAGCGACTTGGAACAAAAAAGTAGCCATACATGCGCAAAGTGACATGTACGATATGGATGCTTTTAAAAAAGGGAAATCCTCTCTGATGCCTTATGAGTTGAACGCTTTAGGTGATGTTAGTGGAAAGTCTCTTTTGCACCTACAATGCCATTTTGGCCAAGATACATTGAGTTGGAGTCGGATGGGAGCCAAGTGTGTTGGAGTAGATTTGAGTGATGAAGGAGTGAAATTAGCAAAACAATTAAATGATGAATTACAACTTGATGCTGAGTTTGTCTGTTGTAATGTTTTGGATACTTCTAAACATATTTCAGATACTTTTGATATTGTTTTTACAAGCTACGGAACTATTGGTTGGTTACCCGATTTAAAACCTTGGGCAAAAATGATTTCAGAACGACTCAAATTAGGAGGGACATTTTATATTGTGGAATTTCATCCTATTGCGTGGATGTTTGATTATATGGATGGACAACCTAAAATGACATATCATTATAGTCAGGATGATGTGATTTATGACGAATATGAAGGGACTTATGCGAATCAAGATTCAAAAATGATAAGTAAAGAGTATGGGTGGAATCATGGCTTAGGCGAAATAGTTAATTCACTTATTGAAGTCGGATTACAAATTGAGTACCTCAATGAATATGATGAAAGTCCGTATGATGTTTTTCCGGATTTGATTAAGACAGAATCAGGAATGTATAAAATGAAAAATCAATTGTTTCCTATGATTTTCGAATTGAAGGCTACGAAAAAAAAGGTTCTCTAA
- a CDS encoding sensor histidine kinase, whose product MLKKLWSPYHQWYIEYSGFSNVKEKDDLTYFRDKLFVSILILTLVLSLISYIPSAGMAIALDKWFVFVIDTVAVLVMSFLVLNKRMLLTTKKTIFSINLFVLSFALIIDLGLNGNGTILLFMLSILITLYSGKKAGVNSVLLSAVFYAIILFIDYVKWIDIRFFTESPIEILFVVFINNVVFGLLTVLSVSFLIDHLHNALLRENELQDELLEKHRNVIIAKERAEESDKLKSAFMSNMSHEIRTPMYGILGSAELLKSYQLEDEEYQEYVSVIESNGNELLDVITDILNISKIETGLMQVKTSLFNVNDCIQDIYKLFLPEAELKNVQFTLTNFVPQKNSQINSDSNKFIAILKHLIENAIKYTAKGDSIFLSCSLNNTASQLEFFIKDTGVGIPEDKKESIFNPFYQVDVNNRNGLHGSGIGLSISKAYVEMLGGNLVLESETGVGTSIRFNIPINMQNV is encoded by the coding sequence GTAAAAGAGAAAGACGACTTAACTTATTTTAGAGATAAATTGTTTGTCTCTATCTTAATATTAACTCTTGTGTTAAGTTTAATATCCTATATTCCTAGTGCAGGTATGGCTATTGCTTTAGATAAATGGTTTGTTTTTGTTATAGATACCGTAGCTGTTTTAGTAATGTCGTTTTTGGTTCTTAATAAAAGAATGCTTTTAACAACAAAAAAAACTATATTTTCTATTAATTTATTTGTGCTGTCTTTTGCTTTAATTATTGATTTAGGGCTGAATGGTAATGGAACTATTTTACTCTTTATGCTTAGTATTTTAATAACGCTTTATAGTGGGAAGAAAGCTGGTGTTAATTCTGTTTTGTTATCTGCAGTGTTTTATGCTATTATATTATTTATTGATTATGTAAAGTGGATAGATATTCGTTTTTTTACGGAGTCTCCAATAGAAATATTATTTGTTGTTTTTATTAATAATGTTGTTTTCGGGTTACTTACAGTGCTTTCAGTTTCGTTTTTAATAGACCATTTGCATAATGCGTTATTAAGAGAAAATGAATTACAAGATGAGCTTCTAGAAAAACATCGAAATGTAATCATTGCTAAGGAGCGCGCTGAGGAGTCAGATAAGTTAAAATCTGCATTTATGTCCAATATGAGTCATGAAATTAGAACTCCCATGTATGGCATTTTGGGTAGTGCTGAACTTTTAAAATCATACCAATTAGAAGATGAAGAGTATCAGGAATATGTAAGTGTAATTGAAAGTAATGGTAATGAACTACTAGATGTTATTACAGATATTCTGAATATCTCTAAAATAGAAACTGGACTTATGCAGGTTAAAACATCGTTATTTAATGTTAACGATTGCATTCAAGATATTTACAAATTGTTTTTGCCAGAAGCGGAATTAAAAAATGTTCAGTTTACTTTAACTAATTTCGTCCCACAAAAGAATAGTCAAATAAATTCTGATAGTAATAAGTTTATAGCCATTTTAAAACATTTAATAGAAAATGCAATAAAGTATACTGCCAAAGGTGATAGTATTTTTCTTAGTTGTAGTTTAAATAATACAGCTTCTCAATTAGAATTTTTTATTAAAGATACTGGTGTTGGAATTCCTGAAGATAAAAAAGAGTCTATTTTTAATCCTTTTTATCAGGTTGATGTCAATAACAGGAATGGCTTACATGGTTCTGGAATTGGATTGTCTATATCGAAAGCTTACGTAGAAATGCTAGGAGGGAATTTGGTATTAGAAAGTGAAACGGGAGTAGGAACGTCTATTAGGTTTAATATCCCTATTAATATGCAAAACGTTTAA